From one Takifugu rubripes chromosome 14, fTakRub1.2, whole genome shotgun sequence genomic stretch:
- the rpl36a gene encoding large ribosomal subunit protein eL42 gives MVNVPKTRRTYCKKCKKHQPHKVTQYKKGKDSLYAQGKRRYDRKQSGYGGQTKPIFRKKAKTTKKIVLRLECVEPNCRSKRMLAIKRCKHFELGGDKKRKGQVIQF, from the exons ATG GTGAACGTTCCAAAGACCCGCAGGACTTACTGCAAAAAGTGCAAGAAGCACCAACCCCACAAAGTTACCCAGTACAAAAAGGGGAAGGATTCCCTCTATGCTCAGG GTAAGAGGAGATACGACAGAAAGCAGAGCGGTTACGGGGGTCAAACGAAGCCTATTTTCCGGAAAAAG GCTAAAACTACAAAGAAAATTGTCTTGAGGCTCGAGTGTGTGGAGCCCAACTGCAGATCCAAGAGAATGCTGGCCATCAAGAGATGCAAGCACTTCGAGTTGGGTGGTGACAAGAAGAGAAAG GGCCAGGTCATCCAGTTCTAA
- the btk gene encoding tyrosine-protein kinase BTK: protein MSDLILEELFIKRSQQKKKTSPLNYKERLFVLTQEKIAYYDFDAEKRKRKGLRGSVDLEKIKCVETVEPEPNAPQERMYAFQIVYDEGPLYIFAKNEDARCRWIKTLKNMVRCNKDLLQKYHPCAWMDGMWLCCHQEVKQAMGCRVLDNKNGFNWISPRRTSRKPLPPTPTEENPGPNVLLQAPEPQGPSVGMTVTAEYNYLPMTTQDLELKKDEEYTILEMSDPNWWRARDKYGNEGYIPSNYVVEAENGLERFDWFCKNTNRSQAEKLLRTENKDGGFLVRDSSRPGKYTVSLLSKSGGDTGASCRHYNICTTPQGHFYLAEKHYFSTIPELIVYHQHNAAGMVSRLKYIVTTRMRPPSTVGLGYGVWEIDPRHLTFIKDLGTGQFGVVKYGKWQGKHDVAIKMIKEGSMSEDDFIEEAKIMMKLHHENLVQLYGVCTTQRPIYIVTEFLSNGCLLTYLREGLKQHPTMVQLLEMCKDVSEGMAYLESKQYIHRDLAARNCLVDSNGTVKVTDFGLSRYVLDDEYTSSVGAKFPVRWSPPEVLLYCKFSSKSDVWAYGVLLWEVYTLGKLPYERLNNQEIVDKVSSGRRLYRPQLASEKVYAVMTSCWHEKADERPTFEELVLTVQDLLDGL from the exons ATGTCAGATTTAATCTTGGAGGAGCTCTTCATTAAACGCtctcagcagaagaagaagacctCTCCGCTGAACTACAAGGAGAGGCTGTTCGTCCTCACCCAGGAGAAAATTGCCTACTATGATTTTGATGCTGAGAAACGG AAACGAAAAGGACTGAGAGGATCAGTGGACCTGGAGAAGATCAAGTGCGTTGAGACGGTGGAACCTGAGCCCAACGCACCGCAGGAGCGCATGTATGCGTTCCAG aTCGTGTATGACGAAGGGCCTTTGTACATTTTTGCGAAGAACGAGGACGCCCGCTGCCGATGGATAAAGACCCTTAAAAACA TGGTGCGCTGCAACAAGGACCTTCTGCAGAAGTACCATCCCTGTGCCTGGATGGACGGGATGTGGCTGTGCTGCCACCAGGAGGTCAAACAAGCCATGGGCTGCAGGGTGCTGGATAACAAAAACG GATTTAACTGGATTTCCCCCCGACGAACATCCAGGAAACCTCTTCCTCCAACCCCGACAGAG GAGAACCCTGGTCCAAATGTACTTCTGCAGGCTCCCGAGCCGCAGGGACCCTCTGTAGGCATGACCGTCACAGCAGAGTATAACTACTTACCCATGACGACACAAGAcctggagctgaagaaggaTGAGGAGTACACCATCCTGGAGATGTCCGATCCCAATTGGTGGAGGGCCAGAGACAAATACGG GAATGAAGGCTACATCCCCAGCAATTATGTTGTGGAAGCTGAAAACGGGCTAGAACGTTTCGA ctggttttgTAAGAACACAAATCGCAGCCAAGCAGAAAAACTGTTGAGGACCGAG AACAAAGATGGCGGCTTCTTGGTGCGAGACTCAAGCAGGCCTGGAAAATACACTGTGTCTTTATTAAGCAAGAGTGGAGG AGACACTGGTGCAAGCTGCAGGCATTATAACATCTGCACCACTCCACAGGGACACTTTTACCTGGCCGAGAAGCATTATTTCAGCACCATCCCCGAGCTCATCGTCTACCATCAGCACAATGCAGCAG GAATGGTTAGCAGGCTGAAATATATCGTAACAACCCGGATGCGGCCTCCATCAACAGTGGGGCTGGGCTACG GTGTGTGGGAGATCGACCCTCGTCACCTCACCTTCATCAAAGACCTGGGCACCGGCCAGTTTGGAGTGGTGAAGTACGGGAAGTGGCAGGGCAAACACGACGTGGCCATAAAGATGATAAAAGAGGGCTCCATGTCTGAGGATGACTTCATAGAGGAAGCAAAAATCATGAT GAAGCTCCATCATGAAAACCTGGTCCAGTTGTACGGCGTGTGCACCACACAAAGACCAATTTACATCGTGACTGAGTTTCTGTCCAACGGCTGCTTGCTGACGTACCTCAGAGAAGGACTGAAGCAGCACCCGACTatggtccagctgctggagatgtgtAAGGACGTCTCTGAAGGCATGGCCTACCTGGAGTCCAAGCAATACATCCACAGAGACCTG GCTGCCAGGAATTGTTTGGTAGACAGCAATGGCACTGTTAAAGTGACAGATTTTGGCTTATCGAG GTACGTCTTAGATGATGAGTACACAAGTTCAGTAGGAGCCAAGTTTCCTGTTCGCTGGTCCCCTCCAGAGGTCCTCCTCTATTGCAAATTCAGCAGCAAATCAGACGTCTGGGCTTATG GGGTCCTCCTGTGGGAGGTGTACACTTTGGGAAAGCTCCCATATGAACGCCTCAACAACCAGGAAATTGTGGATAAGGTGTCCAGTGGTCGGCGCCTCTACCGTCCCCAGCTGGCCAGTGAGAAGGTCTACGCTGTCATGACCAGCTGCTGGCATGAG AAAGCAGATGAGAGGCCTACCTTTGAGGAGCTGGTTCTGACTGTTCAGGATCTGCTGGATGGGCTCTAG
- the timm8a gene encoding mitochondrial import inner membrane translocase subunit Tim8 A: protein MNGQGASADPQLQQFIEIESQKQRFQQLVHHMTEVCWDKCMDKPGPKLDSRAEMCFVNCVERFIDTSQFILNRLEQTQRSKGSFSETMTD from the exons ATGAATGGCCAGGGGGCGAGCGCCGATCCCCAGCTTCAGCAGTTCATCGAAATCGAATCGCAGAAGCAAAGGTTTCAGCAGCTGGTGCATCATATGACGGAGGTTTGCTGG GATAAATGTATGGATAAACCTGGGCCCAAGCTGGACTCGAGGGCAGAAATGTGCTTCGTGAACTGCGTGGAGCGATTCATTGACACCAGCCAGTTTATCCTGAATAGACTGGAACAGACTCAGAGGAGCAAGGGCTCATTCTCCGAGACCATGACAGACTAA
- the zgc:101583 gene encoding magnesium transporter NIPA2 isoform X2, whose protein sequence is MEVNRLDFYIGLSLAVSSSAFIGASFILKKRGLLRLARKGSMRAGQGGHAYLKEWLWWAGLISMGTGEAANFAAYAFAPATLVTPLGALSVLVSAVLSSYFLNERLNIHGKVGCLLSILGSTVMVIHAPQEEEVASLSAMADKLRDPGFIVFAVCVVGSSLVLIFAVAPRFGQKNVLVYILICSVIGSLSVSCVKGLGIGIKQLFAGTAVLKEPLFWSLVICLVICIGVQINYLNKALDIFNTSIVTPIYYVFFTTSVMACSAILFKEWLNMSIDGIVGTISGFFTIVLGIFLLHAFKDITFTQDSLPLFMRKGPQDFPCGHKPYMALPQHERPLESEVKLPREGGMMGGWSPNQCNN, encoded by the exons ATGGAGGTGAATCGTCTGGACTTCTACATCGGTCTCTCCCTGGCTGTGAGCTCCAGCGCGTTTATCGGAGCGAGTTTTATCCTGAAGAAGAGAGGCCTCCTGCGATTGGCCCGCAAAGGATCGATGCGAGCAG GTCAAGGTGGACATGCTTACCTAAAGGAATGGCTGTGGTGGGCAGGACTCATTTCAA tggGAACCGGAGAGGCTGCTAACTTTGCTGCCTATGCATTTGCCCCTGCCACTTTGGTGACTCCTCTTGGAGCGCTGAGTGTACTAGTAAG TGCCGTGCTCTCCTCTTATTTCCTCAATGAGAGGCTGAACATCCATGGAAAAGTGGGTTGTTTGCTGAGCATCCTGGGATCCACAGTGATGGTGATTCACGCccctcaggaggaggaagtggcttCCCTCAGTGCCATGGCTGACAAGCTCAGAGACCCAG GTTTCattgtgtttgctgtgtgtgttgtggggagCAGTCTGGTTCTTATCTTTGCTGTGGCTCCGCGGTTTGGACAGAAGAATGTGCTGGTCTACATCCTGATCTGCTCTGTTATTGGCTCCCTCTCTGTGTCCTGTGTAAAGGGCCTGGGCATTGGCATCAAACAGCTGTTTGCTGGCACGGCTGTTCTGAAGGAACCGCTTTTCTGGTCATTGGTCATCTGCCTGGTAATCTGCATCGGTGTTCAGATTAACTACCTGAACAAAGCGCTCGACATCTTTAACACGTCCATTGTTACTCCCATCTATTATGTCTTCTTTACGACCTCTGTCATGGCCTGCTCTGCCATCCTTTTCAAAGAATGGCTGAATATGTCTATTGATGGCATAGTAGGAACAATCAGTGGGTTCTTCACAATCGTTCTGGggatcttcctcctccacgCTTTCAAAGACATTACATTTACCCAGGATTCTCTCCCACTCTTCATGAGGAAGGGGCCTCAGGATTTTCCTTGTGGCCACAAGCCTTACATGGCTCTTCCTCAACATGAAAGACCACTAGAGAGTGAGGTAAAACTGCCCAGAGAGGGAGGCATGATGGGGGGATGGAGTCCAAACCAGTGCAATAATTGA
- the zgc:101583 gene encoding magnesium transporter NIPA2 isoform X1: MTASQSAATIQLTATNGVEVTAKMEVNRLDFYIGLSLAVSSSAFIGASFILKKRGLLRLARKGSMRAGQGGHAYLKEWLWWAGLISMGTGEAANFAAYAFAPATLVTPLGALSVLVSAVLSSYFLNERLNIHGKVGCLLSILGSTVMVIHAPQEEEVASLSAMADKLRDPGFIVFAVCVVGSSLVLIFAVAPRFGQKNVLVYILICSVIGSLSVSCVKGLGIGIKQLFAGTAVLKEPLFWSLVICLVICIGVQINYLNKALDIFNTSIVTPIYYVFFTTSVMACSAILFKEWLNMSIDGIVGTISGFFTIVLGIFLLHAFKDITFTQDSLPLFMRKGPQDFPCGHKPYMALPQHERPLESEVKLPREGGMMGGWSPNQCNN; this comes from the exons ATGACggccagccaatcagctgcGACTATTCAGTTAACTGCGACGAATGGGGTGGAAGTGACAGCGAAG ATGGAGGTGAATCGTCTGGACTTCTACATCGGTCTCTCCCTGGCTGTGAGCTCCAGCGCGTTTATCGGAGCGAGTTTTATCCTGAAGAAGAGAGGCCTCCTGCGATTGGCCCGCAAAGGATCGATGCGAGCAG GTCAAGGTGGACATGCTTACCTAAAGGAATGGCTGTGGTGGGCAGGACTCATTTCAA tggGAACCGGAGAGGCTGCTAACTTTGCTGCCTATGCATTTGCCCCTGCCACTTTGGTGACTCCTCTTGGAGCGCTGAGTGTACTAGTAAG TGCCGTGCTCTCCTCTTATTTCCTCAATGAGAGGCTGAACATCCATGGAAAAGTGGGTTGTTTGCTGAGCATCCTGGGATCCACAGTGATGGTGATTCACGCccctcaggaggaggaagtggcttCCCTCAGTGCCATGGCTGACAAGCTCAGAGACCCAG GTTTCattgtgtttgctgtgtgtgttgtggggagCAGTCTGGTTCTTATCTTTGCTGTGGCTCCGCGGTTTGGACAGAAGAATGTGCTGGTCTACATCCTGATCTGCTCTGTTATTGGCTCCCTCTCTGTGTCCTGTGTAAAGGGCCTGGGCATTGGCATCAAACAGCTGTTTGCTGGCACGGCTGTTCTGAAGGAACCGCTTTTCTGGTCATTGGTCATCTGCCTGGTAATCTGCATCGGTGTTCAGATTAACTACCTGAACAAAGCGCTCGACATCTTTAACACGTCCATTGTTACTCCCATCTATTATGTCTTCTTTACGACCTCTGTCATGGCCTGCTCTGCCATCCTTTTCAAAGAATGGCTGAATATGTCTATTGATGGCATAGTAGGAACAATCAGTGGGTTCTTCACAATCGTTCTGGggatcttcctcctccacgCTTTCAAAGACATTACATTTACCCAGGATTCTCTCCCACTCTTCATGAGGAAGGGGCCTCAGGATTTTCCTTGTGGCCACAAGCCTTACATGGCTCTTCCTCAACATGAAAGACCACTAGAGAGTGAGGTAAAACTGCCCAGAGAGGGAGGCATGATGGGGGGATGGAGTCCAAACCAGTGCAATAATTGA